A region from the uncultured Draconibacterium sp. genome encodes:
- a CDS encoding transporter substrate-binding domain-containing protein, which translates to MYKNSFVFVCLLLLSSYSLLAFPQKKYKIACNENYYPYVSRNSETGELEGVIIDWWMLWGEKAGAEIEFVPLSLNRCIEKTSRGEVDAIAGLFFSKERAELLDFSEPLLRMQTVLFIRKNTRIDSIHHMNGEIGILDGDLAVEYFTQQYPEQNLKIYRQIDALRQDISSREINAFVYDIPETIRGGTIKIKLPNGYEILDELYTVKLRIAVKTGNSQMLNEVITHAEKMTDDELLELIEPYNFLKSSKYLLWGGLLAGVLLGLFVAVIIARLLKNKRKIKQLENKLENTDWQVVIDKGENDYIEFKSSLRWDLRLEKLNKNLEKVIVKTISAFLNTDGGMLFIGVADDGNILGLEKDYNTLGKKNRDGFMLTLTNVINNDLGKSVHKYITINIIGIGEKDVCIVNVEKSDRPVFVGKNDNEEFYIRASASSQPLSVKETYAYINSNWKK; encoded by the coding sequence ATGTACAAAAATTCATTCGTATTTGTATGCCTTTTGTTGCTTAGTTCATATTCTTTATTGGCATTTCCTCAAAAAAAGTATAAAATTGCCTGTAACGAAAATTACTATCCATATGTTTCCCGTAATTCTGAAACCGGTGAACTCGAGGGAGTTATAATCGACTGGTGGATGCTGTGGGGTGAAAAGGCAGGAGCAGAAATTGAATTTGTGCCATTAAGCCTTAACCGGTGTATTGAGAAAACCAGCAGGGGAGAGGTAGATGCAATTGCCGGGTTGTTTTTTAGCAAGGAAAGAGCAGAATTACTCGACTTTTCTGAGCCTTTATTAAGGATGCAAACAGTGCTTTTTATTCGAAAAAATACCCGTATCGATTCTATTCATCACATGAATGGTGAAATTGGTATTCTTGATGGCGATTTGGCCGTGGAGTATTTTACCCAACAATATCCAGAACAAAATTTAAAAATCTACAGGCAGATTGATGCTCTAAGGCAGGATATTAGCAGTCGCGAAATTAATGCTTTTGTTTATGATATACCCGAAACCATTAGGGGAGGAACAATTAAAATAAAACTGCCAAATGGTTATGAAATTCTCGATGAACTTTATACTGTAAAGTTACGAATTGCTGTAAAGACCGGTAATAGCCAAATGCTTAACGAGGTTATAACGCATGCCGAAAAAATGACTGATGATGAGTTGCTGGAATTAATTGAACCCTATAATTTTTTAAAATCATCAAAATATTTGCTTTGGGGCGGATTGCTCGCCGGCGTTTTATTAGGGCTGTTTGTTGCAGTTATTATTGCCCGCTTGTTAAAAAATAAACGCAAGATTAAACAACTTGAAAACAAGTTAGAAAATACAGATTGGCAAGTAGTAATTGATAAGGGAGAAAACGATTATATTGAATTTAAATCGTCGTTAAGGTGGGATCTCCGGCTGGAAAAGCTAAACAAGAACCTGGAGAAAGTAATTGTTAAAACGATTTCAGCTTTTTTAAATACAGATGGCGGAATGCTTTTTATTGGTGTTGCCGATGACGGGAATATTTTAGGTTTGGAGAAAGACTACAACACACTGGGAAAGAAAAACCGGGATGGGTTTATGTTAACGCTAACCAATGTAATAAATAACGACTTAGGTAAAAGCGTTCATAAATATATTACCATAAATATTATTGGCATTGGCGAAAAAGATGTATGTATTGTTAATGTCGAAAAATCAGATCGTCCGGTATTTGTTGGCAAAAACGACAACGAAGAGTTTTACATCAGGGCGTCGGCATCATCGCAACCCTTGAGTGTAAAAGAAACCTATGCCTATATAAATTCTAACTGGAAAAAATAA
- a CDS encoding DUF4252 domain-containing protein — MKRISFLLIGILFLAQSCSYESGVSEAYSKYRFKDGVTTVSVPGWVIHLAAGLGDLKEEERELLECIDKVKVIAVEDDKLNAKVDLHEEFYKQISEKKGYEELLVVRDKNENISIFGRMDESVIEEMVILVGGDDNALIYVKGEIRPEMLNKHIDLSNPDKFLSLGH, encoded by the coding sequence ATGAAGCGTATATCATTTTTATTAATTGGCATTTTATTTCTCGCACAATCCTGTAGTTACGAATCCGGCGTATCTGAAGCCTATTCAAAATATCGTTTTAAAGATGGAGTAACAACGGTTTCGGTTCCGGGATGGGTAATTCACCTTGCGGCGGGATTGGGAGACCTGAAAGAGGAAGAACGAGAGCTTTTGGAGTGTATTGATAAAGTAAAAGTTATTGCCGTTGAGGATGATAAGCTAAATGCTAAGGTTGATTTACACGAGGAGTTTTACAAACAAATTAGCGAGAAAAAAGGATACGAGGAACTGCTTGTTGTACGTGATAAAAACGAAAACATAAGCATTTTTGGCCGCATGGATGAATCGGTTATCGAGGAAATGGTGATTTTGGTTGGAGGCGATGATAATGCACTGATTTATGTGAAAGGAGAAATAAGACCGGAGATGCTTAACAAACATATCGATTTATCGAACCCGGATAAATTTTTAAGTTTGGGGCATTAA
- a CDS encoding sulfatase, which translates to MRLNQLLLLLATFLVISGCDKYTAEKQPNIVIIFLDDSGYSDFTPFGQQHFKTPNVQQLAKEGVVFKNFYVPQAVCSASRSALISGCYPGRTKVFGAHGPNGRGLETNFPTIGEVFQKAGYKTAIFGKWHCGDQPETRPHNRGFDESCGLMYSNDMWKHHPENPDYWGQWPIHFWENGQVVIEELEASHQKMLTQWYTEHAVNFINKNNEKPFLIYLPHSMPHVPLFCSKAFDGKSGKGLYADVMLELDWSVGEINKALKQNKLDKNTIVIFSSDNGPWISYGNHAGTTPFREAKGTTFDGGTRSATIIKYPAALKGNTQSEKALMSIDILPTLCHVSGVPLPNSVIDGKNVWDIILGKANATNPHEYYAFTNNKNFEAVLSGDGKWKLHLPHSYRTMTALEGRDGMPGKYDYSAEIGLSLFDMVNDPYETINVIDAHPEIASTLISLAEQHKKKFFSEN; encoded by the coding sequence ATGCGATTAAACCAATTACTCCTCTTATTAGCCACTTTCCTTGTTATTTCAGGCTGTGATAAATATACCGCTGAAAAACAACCAAATATTGTTATCATTTTTCTTGATGACTCGGGGTATTCTGATTTTACGCCATTTGGACAACAGCATTTTAAAACACCCAACGTGCAACAGCTAGCTAAAGAAGGAGTTGTATTTAAAAATTTCTATGTTCCTCAGGCTGTATGCTCCGCATCGCGGTCGGCTTTAATTTCGGGGTGTTACCCCGGACGCACCAAGGTTTTTGGTGCACATGGCCCCAATGGTCGCGGCCTTGAGACGAATTTCCCAACCATTGGCGAAGTATTTCAAAAGGCGGGCTACAAAACGGCCATTTTTGGGAAATGGCATTGTGGAGATCAACCCGAAACAAGGCCACACAACCGGGGCTTTGACGAATCTTGTGGATTAATGTATTCCAACGATATGTGGAAACATCACCCGGAAAATCCGGATTATTGGGGGCAATGGCCCATTCATTTCTGGGAGAACGGACAGGTAGTGATCGAAGAACTTGAGGCTTCGCACCAAAAAATGCTTACCCAATGGTATACCGAACATGCCGTAAACTTTATCAACAAAAACAACGAAAAGCCATTTCTAATCTACCTGCCCCACTCGATGCCCCATGTGCCTTTATTTTGCAGCAAGGCCTTTGACGGCAAATCAGGAAAAGGCTTATATGCTGATGTGATGCTTGAGTTGGATTGGTCGGTTGGGGAAATAAACAAGGCCTTAAAACAAAACAAACTGGATAAGAATACAATTGTAATATTTTCATCGGATAACGGCCCCTGGATTTCTTATGGCAACCACGCCGGCACTACTCCTTTCCGCGAGGCTAAAGGAACCACTTTTGACGGAGGAACACGTTCGGCTACCATAATTAAATATCCGGCGGCATTAAAAGGGAATACACAGTCGGAAAAAGCCCTGATGTCCATTGATATATTACCCACTCTTTGTCATGTTTCGGGAGTTCCGCTTCCCAACTCGGTAATCGATGGTAAAAATGTTTGGGATATTATTTTGGGCAAAGCAAATGCAACAAATCCCCATGAATATTATGCATTTACCAACAATAAAAATTTTGAAGCAGTATTGTCAGGAGATGGCAAGTGGAAACTGCACCTGCCCCATTCGTACCGGACCATGACAGCCCTTGAAGGCAGGGATGGCATGCCTGGAAAATATGATTATTCAGCAGAAATTGGTTTGTCGCTTTTTGATATGGTAAATGATCCGTATGAAACCATCAATGTAATTGATGCGCACCCTGAAATTGCCAGTACATTAATTAGCTTGGCCGAGCAGCACAAAAAAAAGTTCTTTAGTGAAAACTAA